The Faecalibacterium prausnitzii genome includes a window with the following:
- a CDS encoding FtsW/RodA/SpoVE family cell cycle protein — MATIRRKKPEPFALLQRDPGPWSPILLYWLATLGIIIVFGLVMLFSASYTTGYLRFGDSLHYIKSQVLCLGLGLVAMFLFSYVDHRLLRRLVWPGYFLVLALLVLVLFSTPLNGCKRWLRVAGMTVQVSEIAKFEMILLTAHIAAKAPRLEKLDPSRSGQVPVGPWLQQRLVRELLLPLLPLLPVILLLVMEPHMSGIVLTTAMVGTILLLGGNGGVITWVGGATGIFLLETILQHIDSIPYLQSRLDGWTQDLTKMTDQTLQSLYAIGSGGVTGLGLGNSIEKQLWLPESTNDFIFSVVCEELGFAGAVLVIVLFVVFLVQGFWLAFHAENRFCTLVGIGIMAQIAWQVFCNIAVVTNTLPNTGISLPFFSSGGTSLILLLAEMGVMVNIGRNGERIRQERRRAHEEREARRREKTIVLDTARRARTES, encoded by the coding sequence ATGGCAACCATCCGCCGAAAAAAGCCGGAGCCGTTCGCGCTGCTGCAGCGGGACCCCGGCCCCTGGTCTCCCATTCTGCTCTACTGGCTGGCAACGCTGGGCATCATCATCGTATTCGGGCTGGTGATGCTGTTCAGCGCCAGCTATACCACAGGCTATCTCCGCTTTGGCGACAGCCTGCACTACATCAAATCCCAGGTGCTCTGCCTGGGGCTGGGCCTTGTGGCCATGTTTTTGTTCTCCTATGTAGACCACCGTCTGCTCCGCAGGCTGGTCTGGCCGGGGTATTTCCTTGTGCTGGCGCTGCTGGTGCTGGTGCTGTTCAGCACCCCGCTGAACGGCTGCAAGCGCTGGCTGCGCGTGGCCGGTATGACGGTGCAGGTTTCGGAGATCGCAAAGTTTGAGATGATCCTGCTCACGGCCCACATCGCGGCCAAGGCCCCCCGGCTGGAAAAACTGGACCCCAGCCGCAGCGGCCAGGTGCCGGTGGGGCCGTGGCTGCAGCAGCGGCTGGTGCGGGAGCTGCTCCTGCCGCTGCTCCCGCTGCTGCCGGTCATCCTGCTGCTCGTGATGGAGCCGCACATGTCCGGCATCGTGCTGACCACCGCCATGGTGGGCACCATCCTGCTGCTGGGCGGCAACGGCGGCGTCATCACCTGGGTGGGGGGTGCAACCGGCATTTTTCTGCTGGAAACGATCCTGCAGCACATCGACTCCATCCCCTACTTACAGAGCCGTCTGGACGGCTGGACGCAGGACCTGACCAAGATGACAGACCAGACCCTGCAAAGTCTGTACGCCATCGGCTCCGGCGGCGTGACGGGCCTGGGGCTGGGCAACAGCATCGAAAAGCAGCTCTGGCTGCCCGAAAGCACCAACGACTTCATCTTCAGCGTCGTCTGTGAGGAGCTGGGCTTTGCGGGGGCCGTGCTGGTCATCGTGCTGTTCGTGGTCTTCCTCGTGCAGGGGTTCTGGCTGGCTTTCCACGCCGAGAACCGCTTCTGCACGCTGGTGGGCATCGGCATCATGGCGCAGATCGCGTGGCAGGTGTTCTGCAACATCGCGGTCGTCACCAACACGCTGCCCAACACCGGCATTTCACTGCCTTTCTTCTCCTCCGGCGGCACGAGCCTGATTTTGCTGCTGGCGGAGATGGGGGTCATGGTCAACATTGGCCGCAACGGTGAGCGCATCCGTCAGGAGCGCCGCCGCGCCCACGAGGAGCGGGAGGCCCGCCGCCGGGAAAAGACCATCGTGCTGGATACCGCGCGCAGAGCGCGGACCGAATCATAA
- a CDS encoding cell division protein FtsQ/DivIB, producing MADRPQNRKKNGKRRPVYDQARDTRPSRPADRSNVGYPSSTTPGRHPVTNPNYDPDAPRPSRYAARDTGSGSYPDNSIQFPTGVRPVQKQNPSRNRAPNAPRQNQRRTSAPQSQRPRNGKARPQNPNARHPASGQRLRPTQANLRDPARREGKKKRKMTRKALRRRRAIQRLTALAMLLCVIAAGIYLTVTMLFKINTIEVRTADGVVSEAGGYSSEQILQALGVQKEENIFSFDPAAKAAALEKVFPMLEDIHVERDYPSTVVVRVAEAQPAYAMQTAKGWLTLSVGLKILAADSAQPAGLPTLYGGEPIFSDPGEQLCFEEEKPADSSTASESASDAASASAAVEEEAGDKRLEALSTLLTALDTAGMRGDVTRIEFADPEEMAFLYQDRISVRLGTLNELDYKLKLARHVLLNEDGKGCAATDTGTLDFTHISMSSTRKFTFAQGEPELPSGYVVPEPTTPEEAPAEETADSTAEGAADEAAPPAGAAAQPADDAQAPTTETDPAPAAQDTAGTGAAN from the coding sequence ATGGCAGACCGACCCCAGAACCGGAAAAAGAATGGGAAGCGCCGCCCGGTCTACGATCAGGCGCGGGACACCCGGCCCAGCCGCCCGGCAGACCGGAGCAATGTGGGTTATCCAAGCTCCACGACGCCCGGCAGACACCCGGTGACCAACCCGAACTATGACCCCGATGCGCCCCGGCCCAGCCGCTATGCGGCGCGGGATACCGGCTCCGGCAGCTACCCGGACAACAGCATTCAGTTCCCCACCGGAGTCCGCCCCGTCCAGAAGCAGAACCCTTCCCGGAACCGGGCACCCAATGCGCCGCGCCAGAACCAGCGGAGAACAAGCGCGCCGCAGAGCCAGCGGCCCCGCAATGGGAAGGCCCGGCCTCAGAACCCGAACGCCCGGCACCCGGCCAGCGGCCAGCGGCTCCGCCCTACGCAGGCGAACCTGCGGGACCCCGCCCGCCGGGAAGGAAAAAAGAAACGGAAGATGACCCGCAAGGCCCTCCGACGCCGCAGAGCCATCCAGCGCCTGACCGCGCTGGCCATGCTGCTCTGCGTCATTGCGGCAGGCATCTATTTGACGGTCACCATGCTGTTCAAGATCAACACCATTGAGGTGCGGACGGCGGACGGCGTGGTGAGCGAAGCGGGCGGCTACTCCAGCGAGCAGATCCTGCAGGCGCTGGGTGTCCAGAAAGAAGAGAACATCTTCAGCTTTGACCCCGCTGCCAAAGCCGCCGCGCTGGAAAAGGTCTTCCCCATGCTGGAGGACATCCATGTGGAGCGGGACTACCCCAGCACCGTGGTCGTGCGGGTGGCGGAAGCCCAGCCCGCCTACGCCATGCAGACGGCAAAGGGCTGGCTGACCCTCTCGGTCGGTCTGAAGATCCTGGCGGCGGACTCCGCCCAGCCCGCCGGCCTGCCCACGCTGTATGGCGGCGAGCCGATCTTCTCGGACCCCGGCGAGCAGCTGTGCTTCGAGGAGGAAAAACCGGCAGACAGCAGCACCGCTTCGGAGAGTGCCTCCGACGCGGCCAGCGCCTCCGCTGCCGTGGAAGAGGAGGCGGGCGACAAGCGTCTGGAGGCTCTCAGCACTCTGCTGACGGCGCTGGATACCGCCGGGATGCGCGGGGATGTCACCCGCATCGAGTTCGCCGACCCGGAGGAGATGGCGTTCCTGTATCAGGACCGCATCAGCGTCCGGCTGGGCACCCTGAACGAACTGGACTACAAGCTCAAGCTGGCCCGGCATGTGCTGCTCAATGAGGACGGCAAGGGCTGTGCGGCCACCGACACCGGTACGCTGGACTTCACCCACATCAGCATGTCCAGCACCCGCAAATTCACCTTTGCGCAGGGCGAGCCGGAGCTGCCGTCCGGCTATGTCGTGCCGGAGCCGACGACACCGGAGGAAGCCCCGGCAGAGGAAACGGCGGACAGCACCGCAGAGGGTGCCGCCGATGAAGCAGCGCCCCCGGCGGGCGCCGCTGCACAGCCTGCGGACGATGCCCAGGCTCCGACCACAGAGACAGACCCGGCCCCCGCCGCGCAGGATACGGCAGGCACCGGGGCTGCAAACTGA
- a CDS encoding glycosyl transferase family 4, producing MIRFALIVASTLGFVLTAAMGNLMVPLLRAFQSRQQPTRPPEPERPDAAPSQDSDEAPERPAQPPTMGGLCLMVGVLAAVGVGWTAACVAEPQLLGTEGLLSTRLLIALFGALLFGGVGLADDLARIRRRAPLGLRRGTRLLLEAGAGAVVLLLLGASRCLATGLALPGLGYVELGVLAPLVWEAGLVALAESVRIADGIDGLCCGTAFAAQLGLMLCMTILGWFPLAVFPAALAGALMAFLLWNFPPARLRLGSVGSLFLAGALGCAPLCIGWPDLALPLGLPYWLEGGMVAVQIAVYQTTHGKKQLFRTAPLHRWMELRGSSAVQIFYTFCVLALLGAALALQWAKIS from the coding sequence ATGATCCGTTTTGCCTTGATCGTCGCATCGACACTGGGGTTCGTCCTCACGGCGGCGATGGGGAATCTGATGGTGCCGCTGCTGCGGGCCTTCCAGAGCCGCCAGCAGCCCACCCGCCCGCCGGAGCCGGAACGGCCGGACGCTGCGCCAAGCCAGGACTCGGACGAAGCGCCGGAGCGCCCAGCCCAGCCGCCCACGATGGGCGGGCTCTGCCTGATGGTGGGGGTGCTGGCCGCCGTGGGTGTGGGCTGGACCGCCGCCTGCGTGGCCGAACCGCAGCTGCTGGGCACGGAGGGCCTGCTCTCCACCCGGCTGCTCATCGCCCTGTTCGGGGCGCTGCTGTTCGGCGGCGTCGGCCTGGCCGATGACCTGGCCCGCATCCGCCGCCGTGCCCCGCTGGGCCTGCGCCGGGGCACCCGCCTGCTGCTGGAAGCGGGGGCCGGTGCCGTGGTGCTCCTGCTGCTGGGGGCCAGCCGCTGCCTTGCCACCGGGCTGGCCCTGCCGGGCCTGGGCTATGTGGAGCTGGGCGTTCTGGCTCCGCTGGTCTGGGAAGCGGGCCTTGTGGCGCTGGCCGAGAGTGTCCGCATCGCGGACGGCATCGACGGCCTGTGCTGCGGCACCGCATTTGCGGCCCAGCTGGGCCTGATGCTCTGCATGACCATCCTCGGCTGGTTCCCGCTGGCCGTCTTCCCGGCGGCGCTGGCCGGGGCACTGATGGCGTTCCTGCTCTGGAACTTCCCACCCGCCCGGCTGCGGCTGGGCAGCGTGGGCAGCCTGTTTCTGGCCGGGGCACTGGGCTGTGCGCCGCTGTGCATCGGCTGGCCGGACCTTGCGCTCCCGCTGGGGCTGCCCTACTGGCTGGAGGGCGGCATGGTGGCGGTGCAGATCGCGGTCTATCAAACCACGCATGGGAAAAAGCAGCTCTTCCGCACGGCCCCGCTCCACCGCTGGATGGAGCTGCGCGGCAGCAGTGCGGTGCAGATCTTTTATACATTCTGCGTGCTCGCCCTGCTGGGCGCGGCGCTGGCCCTGCAATGGGCAAAAATCAGTTGA
- a CDS encoding UDP-N-acetylmuramoyl-tripeptide--D-alanyl-D-alanine ligase has protein sequence MEKIRASILLNGLAPEGFDTGDAEVSLVTTDSREVCPGCIFVAFPGERFDGHDFAARALEAGAFCVVLNHPVEGVPAEKAVLCADSYHAMMVMGANYRSQFHPRVVGVTGSVGKTTTKQMCYAAIEGFGNTIKTEGNQNNELGLPRTMFRIGNETEYAVVEMGMSHLGEIERLSRCARPDVGIITCIGVSHIGNLGSQENICKAKLEICAGLPEGAPLVLNGDDPFLRKAELPEHVRPVWFSLGDEGADVCALSIQQEADGMSFVLEDHEEGTFMVHIPAMGRHNVANALAAYCAATRLGLNARKVLRGISNFEQTGMRQKIVHSNGVDVIEDCYNANPDSMKAALAMFREYPCKRRFALLGDMLELGDLSREAHEEVGRQAAESGIDTLITYGEQARRTAVVAAAKGLTTLHANTYREAADALLRLMQPGDALLVKASRGMALEKVLELFYKEQQ, from the coding sequence ATGGAAAAGATCAGAGCAAGCATTCTGCTGAACGGCCTTGCGCCGGAAGGCTTTGACACCGGGGACGCCGAAGTGTCCCTTGTGACCACCGACAGCCGCGAGGTCTGCCCCGGCTGCATCTTTGTGGCCTTTCCGGGCGAACGATTCGACGGCCACGACTTTGCAGCCAGAGCGCTGGAAGCCGGGGCCTTCTGTGTGGTGCTGAACCACCCGGTCGAGGGCGTCCCGGCGGAAAAGGCCGTGCTCTGCGCGGACAGCTACCATGCCATGATGGTGATGGGGGCCAACTACCGCAGCCAGTTCCACCCCAGAGTCGTGGGCGTGACGGGCAGCGTGGGCAAGACCACCACCAAGCAGATGTGCTATGCTGCCATCGAGGGCTTCGGCAATACCATCAAGACCGAGGGCAACCAGAACAATGAGCTGGGCCTGCCCCGCACGATGTTCCGCATCGGGAACGAGACCGAATACGCCGTCGTCGAGATGGGCATGAGCCACCTGGGCGAGATCGAGCGGCTGAGCCGCTGCGCCCGCCCGGATGTGGGCATCATCACCTGCATCGGCGTGTCCCACATCGGCAACCTGGGCAGTCAGGAGAACATCTGCAAGGCCAAGCTGGAGATCTGCGCCGGTCTGCCGGAGGGCGCTCCGCTGGTGCTGAACGGCGACGACCCCTTCCTGCGGAAGGCAGAGCTGCCGGAGCATGTCCGGCCCGTCTGGTTCAGCCTGGGCGACGAGGGCGCGGATGTCTGCGCCCTGTCCATCCAGCAGGAGGCCGACGGCATGAGCTTCGTGCTCGAAGACCACGAGGAGGGCACCTTTATGGTACACATCCCTGCGATGGGCCGCCACAACGTGGCCAATGCGCTGGCCGCCTATTGCGCCGCCACCCGGCTGGGCCTCAATGCCCGGAAGGTGCTGCGGGGCATCAGCAACTTTGAGCAGACCGGGATGCGCCAGAAGATCGTGCACAGCAACGGCGTGGATGTCATTGAGGACTGCTACAACGCCAATCCAGACAGCATGAAGGCCGCGCTGGCCATGTTCCGGGAGTACCCCTGCAAGCGCCGCTTTGCCCTGCTGGGCGATATGCTGGAGCTGGGAGACCTGAGCCGTGAGGCCCACGAGGAGGTGGGCCGTCAGGCGGCGGAAAGCGGCATCGACACCCTCATCACCTACGGCGAGCAGGCCCGACGCACGGCCGTGGTGGCTGCGGCCAAGGGCCTGACCACCCTGCACGCCAACACCTACCGCGAAGCCGCCGACGCCCTGCTCCGGCTGATGCAGCCGGGCGATGCGCTGCTGGTCAAAGCCAGCCGCGGCATGGCGCTGGAAAAGGTGCTGGAACTCTTCTACAAGGAGCAGCAGTGA
- a CDS encoding UDP-N-acetylmuramoyl-L-alanyl-D-glutamate--2,6-diaminopimelate ligase — MKLEQLMEGVPFALVQGSLETEVTDIIYDSRKAAEGMAFVCIVGTQRDSHTFAADCAAKGVSVLVIQHDIDLSAMPDVTVVKVENSRYAMALMSCNLFGNPARQMTVIGVTGTKGKTTTTHMIKSVLEAAGKKVGMIGTNGIYFMGRHQETANTTPESYELQKTFRQFVDAGCDVALMEVSSQGLMMDRVAGIHYDVGVFTNLSPDHIGPGEHKTFEEYRSWKGQLFKRCDVGVVNIDDENTEALLEGHTCKLVTYGRSERADYRAEGCELLRTHDFLGVAFHVSGKDDMDVRVNMPGEFSVYNALAALAVGKVLGLPDAAIHEGLGKCVVKGRVELVPISKKFTILLDYAHNEVSTESLLTTLRAYKPHRLVVVFGCGGNRSKLRRYGMGETCAKMADFSILTEDNNRFEKVEDILADIRVGMNKGNPDAKFVEIPDRLDALHYAVDHAQEGDLIAVIGKGHETYRDRMGVKTPFLERELLEEYAQQIGLE; from the coding sequence ATGAAACTGGAACAATTGATGGAAGGCGTCCCCTTTGCCCTTGTGCAGGGCAGTCTGGAGACCGAAGTGACCGATATCATCTACGACAGCCGCAAGGCAGCCGAGGGCATGGCCTTCGTCTGCATCGTGGGCACCCAGCGCGACAGCCACACCTTTGCGGCCGACTGCGCCGCCAAAGGCGTGAGCGTACTGGTCATCCAGCATGACATCGACCTGTCTGCCATGCCGGACGTGACCGTTGTGAAGGTGGAGAACAGCCGCTATGCCATGGCGCTGATGAGCTGCAATCTCTTCGGCAACCCGGCCCGGCAGATGACCGTGATCGGCGTCACCGGCACCAAGGGCAAGACCACCACCACCCACATGATCAAGAGCGTGCTGGAAGCCGCCGGCAAAAAGGTGGGCATGATCGGCACCAACGGCATCTATTTCATGGGCCGCCATCAGGAGACCGCAAACACCACCCCCGAAAGCTACGAGCTGCAAAAGACCTTCCGCCAGTTCGTGGATGCAGGCTGTGATGTGGCGCTGATGGAGGTGTCCAGCCAGGGCCTGATGATGGACCGCGTGGCGGGCATTCACTACGACGTCGGCGTCTTCACGAACCTTTCGCCGGACCACATCGGCCCCGGCGAGCACAAGACCTTTGAGGAGTACCGCAGCTGGAAGGGCCAGCTGTTCAAGCGGTGCGACGTCGGCGTCGTGAACATCGACGACGAGAACACCGAGGCCCTGCTGGAAGGCCACACCTGCAAGCTGGTGACCTATGGCCGCAGCGAGAGGGCCGACTACCGCGCCGAGGGCTGCGAGCTGCTGCGCACCCACGATTTTCTGGGGGTGGCCTTCCACGTCTCCGGCAAGGACGACATGGACGTCCGGGTGAATATGCCCGGTGAGTTCAGCGTATACAACGCGCTGGCCGCGCTGGCCGTGGGTAAGGTGCTGGGCCTGCCCGATGCCGCCATCCACGAGGGTCTGGGCAAGTGCGTCGTCAAGGGCCGCGTGGAGCTGGTGCCCATCAGCAAAAAGTTCACCATCCTGCTGGACTACGCCCACAATGAGGTCTCCACCGAGAGCCTGCTCACCACCCTGCGGGCCTACAAGCCGCACCGGCTGGTGGTGGTGTTCGGCTGTGGCGGCAACCGCTCCAAGCTGCGCCGCTACGGCATGGGCGAGACCTGCGCCAAAATGGCCGATTTCTCCATCCTTACCGAGGACAACAACCGCTTCGAAAAGGTCGAGGACATCCTCGCCGATATCCGGGTGGGCATGAACAAGGGCAACCCGGACGCAAAATTCGTGGAGATCCCCGACCGGCTGGATGCACTGCATTACGCCGTAGACCACGCCCAGGAGGGCGACCTGATCGCCGTCATCGGCAAGGGCCACGAGACTTACCGCGACCGGATGGGCGTCAAGACCCCATTTCTGGAGCGGGAACTGCTGGAAGAATACGCCCAGCAGATCGGGCTGGAATAA
- a CDS encoding ABC transporter ATP-binding protein, translating to MAQVKEVRGPGPRGAGQPRPKVENPGLLLKRIMDEVFQHYLPHCIFVLVCIVVSALANVQASLFLKTLIDDYIVPMTQQATPDFGPLAAALGRIGCVYAVGVLAAWLNSRIMVNVTQGTLRNLRTKLFTHMESLPIRYFDQHPHGDIMSVYTNDVDTLRQMLSQSIPQLTSSAITIVSVLTSMVLMSWQLTLVTLCMVALMLFCTKKITSMSGKYFIAQQKDLGKVNGYIEEMMEGQKVVKVFTHEQKTLDGFRALNDKLKDSAKQANGYANIIMPVTAQLGNISYAVCALVGAAMAVGNVGGMTLGTVMAFLSLNKSFNMPISQVSMQANSIIMALAGAERIFKMMDETSETDEGYVTLVNAKYDANDQLVETTDRTGLWAWKHPHHDGTTTYHKLAGDITFTDVDFGYVPEKTVLHDINLYGRPGQKIAFVGSTGAGKTTITNLINRFYDISDGKIRYDGINISKIKKDDLRRSLGIVLQDTHLFTGTVMENIRYGRLEASDEECIAAARLANADGFIKRLPDGYNTMLTNDGANLSQGQRQLLAIARAAVADPPVLILDEATSSIDTRTEALVQRGMDGLMYGRTSFVIAHRLSTVRNADCIVVLEQGRIIERGSHDELIAKKGKYYQLYTGNLAEN from the coding sequence ATGGCACAGGTGAAAGAAGTTCGCGGCCCCGGCCCGCGCGGCGCAGGCCAGCCCCGGCCCAAGGTCGAAAATCCGGGTCTGCTGCTCAAGCGGATCATGGACGAAGTGTTCCAGCACTATCTGCCCCACTGCATCTTCGTTCTGGTGTGCATCGTGGTCAGCGCGCTGGCCAATGTGCAGGCCAGCCTCTTCCTCAAGACCCTCATTGATGATTACATCGTGCCCATGACCCAGCAGGCCACCCCCGATTTCGGCCCGCTGGCCGCAGCACTGGGCCGCATCGGCTGCGTTTACGCCGTCGGCGTTCTGGCCGCGTGGCTCAATTCCCGCATCATGGTCAACGTGACCCAGGGCACCCTGCGCAACCTGCGCACCAAGCTCTTCACCCACATGGAGAGCCTGCCCATCCGGTATTTTGACCAGCACCCCCACGGCGACATCATGTCCGTGTACACCAACGACGTCGATACCCTGCGCCAGATGCTCAGCCAGAGCATCCCGCAGCTGACGTCCAGCGCCATCACCATCGTTTCCGTCCTCACCAGCATGGTGCTGATGAGCTGGCAGCTCACCCTCGTGACCCTGTGCATGGTGGCTCTGATGCTCTTCTGCACCAAGAAGATCACCTCCATGAGCGGCAAGTACTTCATCGCCCAGCAGAAAGACCTGGGCAAGGTGAACGGCTACATTGAAGAGATGATGGAGGGCCAGAAGGTCGTCAAGGTCTTCACCCACGAGCAGAAGACGCTGGACGGCTTCCGTGCACTGAACGACAAGTTGAAGGACAGTGCCAAGCAGGCCAACGGCTACGCCAACATCATCATGCCCGTCACGGCGCAGCTGGGCAACATCAGCTATGCAGTCTGCGCTCTGGTGGGCGCTGCCATGGCCGTCGGCAATGTCGGCGGCATGACGCTGGGCACCGTCATGGCCTTCCTCTCCCTGAACAAGAGCTTCAACATGCCCATCAGCCAGGTGTCCATGCAGGCCAACAGCATCATCATGGCTCTGGCCGGTGCCGAGCGCATCTTCAAGATGATGGACGAGACCAGCGAGACCGATGAGGGCTACGTCACCCTCGTCAACGCCAAATACGATGCGAACGACCAGCTGGTCGAGACCACCGACCGCACCGGCCTCTGGGCATGGAAGCACCCCCACCACGACGGCACCACCACCTACCACAAGCTGGCAGGCGACATCACCTTCACCGATGTCGATTTTGGCTATGTGCCGGAGAAGACCGTCCTCCACGACATCAACCTCTATGGCCGCCCCGGCCAGAAGATCGCTTTCGTCGGCTCCACCGGTGCCGGCAAGACGACCATCACCAACCTCATCAACCGCTTCTACGACATCTCAGATGGTAAGATCCGCTACGACGGCATCAACATCTCCAAGATCAAAAAGGATGACCTCCGCCGCTCTCTCGGCATCGTGCTGCAGGACACCCACCTGTTCACCGGCACGGTCATGGAGAACATCCGCTACGGCCGTCTGGAAGCCAGCGATGAAGAGTGCATCGCCGCTGCCCGTCTGGCCAACGCCGACGGCTTCATCAAGCGCCTGCCCGATGGCTACAACACCATGCTGACCAACGACGGTGCCAACCTCTCGCAGGGCCAGCGTCAGCTGCTGGCCATCGCCCGCGCGGCGGTCGCAGACCCGCCGGTGCTGATCCTGGATGAGGCCACCTCCTCCATCGACACCCGCACCGAGGCACTGGTCCAGCGCGGCATGGACGGCCTGATGTATGGCCGCACCTCCTTCGTCATCGCTCACCGCCTGTCCACCGTCCGCAATGCAGACTGCATCGTGGTCCTGGAGCAGGGCCGCATCATCGAGCGCGGCAGCCACGACGAGCTGATTGCCAAAAAGGGCAAGTATTACCAGCTCTACACCGGCAACCTGGCCGAGAACTGA
- the murG gene encoding undecaprenyldiphospho-muramoylpentapeptide beta-N-acetylglucosaminyltransferase: MRVLIAAGGTAGHINPALAIAGALKKADPTAEIHFAGRKEGMEYRLVTQAGYPFHHIEITGFQRKLSLHNIKRNLITLWNLALSGPTARKMMREVQPDLVIGCGGYVSGPVVRCAAKMGIKTALHEQNAFPGVTNKLLAPDVDIVFAAVPAAVEKLGAPEKTRVVGNPVRPEVFAQAGNRDAIRAELGAGDRTVILSFGGSLGARRVNEVVADLCAWEQKNQKPVLHLHATGQYGVELFQNLEKEKGFAPGDSLVVKEYINNMPELLAAADLVISRAGALTLAELEAVGRAAILIPSPNVAENHQYYNAMELQKAGAAVVIEEKDLTGEALVATVADLLAEPGKLAQMGQNARKLSVDDSLDRIASALLQLVKTP; the protein is encoded by the coding sequence ATGCGTGTTCTGATCGCTGCCGGCGGCACGGCCGGCCATATCAACCCCGCACTGGCCATTGCCGGTGCACTGAAAAAAGCAGACCCGACGGCCGAGATCCATTTTGCCGGCCGCAAAGAGGGGATGGAGTACCGTCTGGTGACCCAGGCGGGCTATCCCTTCCACCACATCGAGATCACAGGCTTCCAGCGGAAGCTCTCGCTGCACAACATCAAGCGGAACCTCATCACGCTGTGGAATCTGGCCCTCTCCGGCCCCACGGCCCGGAAGATGATGCGCGAGGTGCAGCCCGATCTGGTCATCGGCTGCGGCGGCTATGTGTCCGGCCCGGTGGTGCGCTGCGCCGCCAAAATGGGCATCAAGACCGCCCTGCATGAGCAGAACGCCTTCCCCGGCGTGACCAACAAGCTGCTGGCCCCGGATGTGGACATCGTGTTCGCCGCTGTGCCCGCTGCCGTGGAAAAGCTGGGTGCCCCCGAAAAGACCCGCGTGGTGGGCAACCCGGTGCGGCCGGAGGTGTTCGCCCAGGCCGGGAACCGCGACGCCATTCGCGCCGAACTGGGTGCAGGGGACCGCACGGTCATCCTGTCGTTCGGCGGCAGTCTGGGAGCACGGCGGGTCAATGAGGTCGTGGCCGACCTCTGCGCCTGGGAGCAGAAAAATCAGAAGCCGGTGCTGCACCTGCATGCCACCGGCCAGTACGGCGTAGAGCTGTTCCAGAATCTGGAAAAAGAGAAGGGCTTTGCCCCCGGCGACAGCCTTGTCGTGAAGGAATATATCAACAACATGCCGGAGCTGCTGGCCGCGGCAGACCTCGTCATCAGCCGCGCCGGTGCTCTGACGCTGGCCGAGCTGGAGGCCGTGGGCCGCGCTGCGATCCTCATCCCCAGCCCCAATGTGGCCGAGAACCACCAGTATTACAACGCCATGGAGCTGCAAAAAGCCGGGGCTGCGGTGGTCATTGAGGAAAAAGACCTGACCGGCGAAGCACTCGTGGCCACCGTGGCCGACCTGCTGGCCGAGCCAGGCAAGCTGGCGCAGATGGGCCAGAACGCCCGGAAGCTCTCGGTGGACGACAGCCTGGACCGCATCGCCAGTGCCCTGCTCCAGCTGGTCAAGACCCCGTAA